The Phycisphaerae bacterium genomic sequence CCAGGTGCCCGACCAGTTGGCCACGGTGCAGATGGGGCCCTGGTGGGTCAGCAGGCCTGGAAGCACGTGGTGGGTGTACTGCCAGACCGCTTCGGCCACGATCAAGGGTGCCTTGGGGTCGATGCGGGCGAAGATGGACATGCCCTGCTTCTGAGAGCTGATGAAACCGTGCTTCTCCTTGGGGTTGTACGGATGGGCCCGGACGATCCTGTAACCGAGCGAAGCGACCGCCTTGCCCAGGGCTTTCTCCATCTCATTCTGGGCGGCCCAGCAATCCTGATTGGCTGAGAGACGTAAATCACCGCTGGCAACCAGCAAAACCTGCTTGTTCTTCACGTTTGGCTTCTTGGCGAGTTTAGGCAACTTGTAGCTGGACATGTGATTGAGTATCCCCATGCAGGGGGTTGCATTGCCTCGGGTTCCACACCGGGCAAGGCCTCTGCTATGTGATTATGTACTGTCGGCGGTGGATTTGTGCAAGTGGCGGGTATCGCATAGACTTCCCGCCGGCCTGGGGTGCAGGTCCGCGCGCCGGGACTAGCCCGAGGGGTGACTCTTTACGTCTGGAGTACTCCCGGGGGTGTGTTCCCGGGGCTTAGCGAGCCGATTGGCATCGCCTCTTGCCGGGGTGAGCGGAGGCTGGATTCTGCGACTGAGGGCCACGTCCAGGTTAGTCTGACGGCCGGCCGGCGCCGGGGTTGTGTTGCGTCACGGGTGGAGCAGTCGATGCCGAGAAGGAGAGATCTCGACAGTGTGATGATCATCGGGTCGGGTCCGATCGTGATCGGGCAAGCCTGTGAGTTTGACTACTCCGGAACGCAGGCGTGCAAGGCCTTGCGGGAGGAGGGCATCCGGGTGGTGCTGTTGAACAGCAATCCGGCCACGATCATGACGGACCCGGAGATGGCCGACCGCACCTATGTTGAGCCGATCACGCCGGAGGCGATCGACAAGATCCTGGGCTTGGAGCGGGCTCGGGGCACGCCGATCGACGCCATACTGCCCACGCTCGGGGGGCAGACCGGTCTGAACTGTGCGGCCAAGGCGGCGGACGCGGGGATTTTGGACAAGCACGGGGTAACGCTGATCGGCGCCACCCGGGCCGCCATTCACAAGGCCGAGGACCGCACCGAGTTCAAGAATGCCATGCTACGGATCGGCCTGGACCTGCCCCGTTCGGGGATTGCCCACACCTGGGAGGAATGCCAGGCGATCGTCAAGGACATCGGTTTGCCTTGCGTGATCCGCCCGGCCTACACGCTGGGCGGGACCGGTGGCGGGTTCGCCTACGCCCCGAAGGAGTACGAGACGATCTGCAAGCGAGGGCTCGAGTACTCGCTGAACAGTGAGGTCTTGATCGAGGAGAGCTGCCTGGGCTGGAAGGAGTACGAGCTCGAGGTCATGCGTGACCGGGCGGACAACGTGGTGATCATCTGCTCGATCGAGAACTTTGATCCGATGGGCGTGCACACGGGCGACTCGATCACGGTGGCCCCGGCCCAGACGCTGACCGACAAGGAGTATCAGCGGATGCGGGATGCGGCCATCGCCATCATCCGCGAGATCGGTGTGGATACGGGCGGCTCGAACATCCAGTTTGCGGTGCATCCCGACACCGGCCGGATGATCGTGATCGAGATGAACCCGCGTGTTTCGCGGAGTTCGGCCCTGGCCAGCAAGGCGACCGGCTATCCCATTGCCAGAATTGCCGCCAAGCTGGCCATCGGGTACACGCTGGACGAGATTCCCAACGACATTACCAGGAAGACGCCGGCCAGCTTCGAGCCGACCATCGACTACGTGGTCACCAAGATTCCGCGCTGGGCCTTTGAGAAGTTTCCCGAGGCCGACGAGACGCTGACCACGCAGATGAAGAGCGTAGGCGAGGCCATGTCCATTGGGCGGACATTCAAGGAATCGCTGCAGAAGGGTATCCGCTCGATGGAGATCAAGCGATTCGGTCTGGGGCTGGACGCCAACGACGCGTGGCTGACGGCCATGCGAAAAGCCGAGAAGTCGAAAGCTGAAAGCCGGCAGAGAGAAGGCCAAGGCAGCGGGCAGACCGGGGATGATGACGATGCGACCATTCGCGGCTGGCGCGAGGGTGAGCCGCCGGCCGACACCCAGGAGAAGCGGGCGGGCGACTGGCCGATCCCGGTGGATGTTCTCCGGGACAAGCTGCAGCGGCCGTGTCAGGGCCGGCTCTACTACATTCGCTACGCCTGCAAGATGGGCTGGACCACGGAGCAGATCTTTGAGGCGAGCAGGATTGACCCGTGGTTTCTGGACAACATCAAGGAGCTGGTCGAGTTCGAGCAGGAGTTGTTGCATGTTGCCCGCGACGCCCTGGAGGTGGGCCAATGCATGGACTGGGCCCACGAAGTGATGGCGTGGTGCGACGGCGTGCGCACCTCGGACCAGGCGGCTGACAGTTTTCCCGAGCGTCCGGGGAGGCTGGGCGAGACCTGCGAGCGGCTCGCCGAGGTCGTGATACACGCCAAGCAATGGGGATACTCGAATGTCCAGCTGGCCACGGTGTTGGGGGTTTCCCCCGAGCGGGTGCGTACGTTCTGCCGATGGTGCGGTGCCCAGCCGGTGTACAAGCTGGTCGACACCTGCGCGGCGGAGTTCGAGGCGTACACCCCCTACTACTACTCTTCCACGGAAAACCCGCCGGGCACCCGCGAGTTGTTCGGCATCACGAAGGACCTGCCGCCCGATATCGAGATCCGGCTCACCGGTTCCGGGGGCAGGTCCGCGGTTCTCCCTCCGGAGCTGATGGCGGTTTGCGGCACCGATTCGATCCCGATGCCGGATGACGAGATCCGCGTCACCGAGAAGCCCAAGGTGGTCATTCTCGGTGGAGGTCCCAACCGCATTGGGCAGGGCATCGAGTTTGACTACTGCTGTGTCCATGCGGTCATGGCCGCCCGCAAGCTCGGCTACGAGACGGTCATGATCAACTCCAATCCGGAGACCGTCTCGACCGACTATGACACCAGCGACCTTCTCTTCTTTGAGCCGCTCACTCACGAGGACGTTCTCAACATCTGCGAGCGACTCAACGGCCGTCCGCTCGGCCCGGGGCGGGCCGCTCGGGGGTCATGCGGAGAGGAGTGGGAGTCGGGTCGGAGCGGAGGTCTGCTGAAGGGGGTCATTGTCCAGTTTGGCGGGCAGACGCCGCTGAACCTGGCCATGGGTCTGAAGCACGCGGGCGTACCCATCCTGGGCACCACGCCGGAGAGCATCCACCTGGCCGAGGACCGCGAGGCTTTCGCCCGAGTGCTCAACGAGCTTGGTCTGCGCCAGCCGCCCAACGGTATCGCGTTCAACCTGGAGGGTGCGGTCGAGATTGCCCGGGAGATCGGTTACCCGGTGCTCGTCCGGCCGTCGTATGTACTTGGCGGCCGGGGCATGCAGAAGTGTCACCTCGAAGCGGACCTGGTTCGCTACATGCAGGACGCTCTCCAGGCCACTGATCGCAGTGCCACGGTGGACGAGAAGCACCCGGTCCTCATTGACCACTTCCTCACCGAGGCGATCGAGGTGGACGTGGACTGCATCAGTGACGGCAAGGACGCGGTCGTCTGCGGTGTCATGGAGCACATCGAGGAAGCCGGCATCCACAGCGGCGACAGTGCCTGCGCCTTACCCCCCTACTCGCTCCCGCCGAGCCATGTGGACGAACTCAGGAGCCAGACGGTCGCCCTCGCCCTGAAGCTCGGTGTCCGTGGACTGATGAACATTCAGTTTGCCCTCAAGGATGACGTCGTCTACGTTCTCGAGGTGAACCCGCGGGCGTCGCGGACGGTACCATTCGTCAGCAAGGCGACCGGGGTGCCGTGGGCGAAGCTGGCCACAGAAGTCATGCTCGGCCAGTCGCTGGTCGAGGTCATGAATGAGCGTGGCCTGTCCGA encodes the following:
- the carB gene encoding carbamoyl-phosphate synthase large subunit, which produces MPRRRDLDSVMIIGSGPIVIGQACEFDYSGTQACKALREEGIRVVLLNSNPATIMTDPEMADRTYVEPITPEAIDKILGLERARGTPIDAILPTLGGQTGLNCAAKAADAGILDKHGVTLIGATRAAIHKAEDRTEFKNAMLRIGLDLPRSGIAHTWEECQAIVKDIGLPCVIRPAYTLGGTGGGFAYAPKEYETICKRGLEYSLNSEVLIEESCLGWKEYELEVMRDRADNVVIICSIENFDPMGVHTGDSITVAPAQTLTDKEYQRMRDAAIAIIREIGVDTGGSNIQFAVHPDTGRMIVIEMNPRVSRSSALASKATGYPIARIAAKLAIGYTLDEIPNDITRKTPASFEPTIDYVVTKIPRWAFEKFPEADETLTTQMKSVGEAMSIGRTFKESLQKGIRSMEIKRFGLGLDANDAWLTAMRKAEKSKAESRQREGQGSGQTGDDDDATIRGWREGEPPADTQEKRAGDWPIPVDVLRDKLQRPCQGRLYYIRYACKMGWTTEQIFEASRIDPWFLDNIKELVEFEQELLHVARDALEVGQCMDWAHEVMAWCDGVRTSDQAADSFPERPGRLGETCERLAEVVIHAKQWGYSNVQLATVLGVSPERVRTFCRWCGAQPVYKLVDTCAAEFEAYTPYYYSSTENPPGTRELFGITKDLPPDIEIRLTGSGGRSAVLPPELMAVCGTDSIPMPDDEIRVTEKPKVVILGGGPNRIGQGIEFDYCCVHAVMAARKLGYETVMINSNPETVSTDYDTSDLLFFEPLTHEDVLNICERLNGRPLGPGRAARGSCGEEWESGRSGGLLKGVIVQFGGQTPLNLAMGLKHAGVPILGTTPESIHLAEDREAFARVLNELGLRQPPNGIAFNLEGAVEIAREIGYPVLVRPSYVLGGRGMQKCHLEADLVRYMQDALQATDRSATVDEKHPVLIDHFLTEAIEVDVDCISDGKDAVVCGVMEHIEEAGIHSGDSACALPPYSLPPSHVDELRSQTVALALKLGVRGLMNIQFALKDDVVYVLEVNPRASRTVPFVSKATGVPWAKLATEVMLGQSLVEVMNERGLSDAPWPRHISVKEAVFPFNKFPGVDCILGPEMRSTGEVMGVDFSFGLAFAKAQMAAGSALPTKGTVLISVNDHDKPLIVSIAREFAEMGFRIISTKRTREELVKWGIRAELVYKVQDAQGPYLINMINAGEVHLLINTPIFWGSAATEARIRSAAVMHNIPLVTTMAGARAAVQAIRALRQGEWMVRALQDYCPT